One genomic region from Gemmatimonadota bacterium encodes:
- a CDS encoding nucleotidyl transferase AbiEii/AbiGii toxin family protein: MIGDNHSLTPGYVARHVSRDSPAGPDVAVLDIAQDFLLAHLEECGVFEHLAVFKGGTALRKLFAGARGRFSTALDLAAADVDADRRTLAQLVARESDVTLGPFRFRPSESRGRWRISVSSSLGDPMISIKLDVGPPCWLEPELRPFVPVSTHERYGFRLPSIPTMRLEEILGEKIARLTRTSTARDASDLVWAATTSPHSGFDRDLVRRLAVLKVWVDIHGLRPGWNPALGPVRFEPDAWLSSRESWDDEHIGLLAHAPPSVGQLGSDLQNCYSWLRDLSEEETRWAAADMNDRGDVIEGIQNLDGGALAEAHLW, translated from the coding sequence GTGATCGGGGATAATCATTCGCTCACGCCGGGATATGTGGCTCGACACGTGTCCCGAGACTCGCCGGCGGGACCGGACGTCGCTGTCCTGGACATTGCTCAGGATTTCCTCTTGGCGCATCTGGAAGAATGTGGCGTTTTTGAGCACCTAGCGGTGTTCAAGGGGGGGACCGCGCTCCGGAAGCTATTCGCCGGTGCTCGAGGGAGGTTTTCCACGGCCCTTGATTTAGCTGCGGCGGACGTGGATGCCGATCGCCGAACCCTCGCCCAGCTCGTCGCTCGTGAGTCCGATGTCACGTTGGGGCCGTTTCGGTTCCGCCCCTCAGAATCCCGCGGCCGGTGGCGCATTAGCGTCTCCAGCTCCCTAGGAGATCCTATGATCTCGATCAAACTCGATGTAGGGCCTCCGTGTTGGTTGGAGCCGGAACTCCGGCCGTTCGTTCCCGTCTCCACCCATGAGCGGTATGGGTTCAGGTTGCCTTCAATCCCCACCATGCGGCTCGAAGAGATCCTCGGGGAAAAGATCGCACGACTTACGCGCACGTCGACGGCAAGGGATGCGTCCGATCTGGTTTGGGCGGCAACCACCTCTCCTCATTCCGGATTTGACCGTGATCTTGTCCGCCGTTTGGCGGTTCTAAAAGTGTGGGTGGACATCCATGGACTCCGGCCCGGTTGGAATCCCGCGCTAGGCCCAGTCCGGTTCGAGCCTGACGCCTGGTTGTCCAGCCGGGAATCATGGGACGATGAACACATTGGTCTGCTTGCCCATGCTCCACCTTCCGTAGGCCAACTCGGAAGTGATCTCCAGAACTGTTACTCATGGCTACGCGACCTGTCTGAGGAGGAAACTCGATGGGCAGCAGCCGACATGAACGACCGTGGTGACGTGATTGAAGGGATTCAGAACTTGGATGGCGGCGCACTGGCTGAGGCCCATCTTTGGTAG